In the Brassica napus cultivar Da-Ae chromosome A7, Da-Ae, whole genome shotgun sequence genome, one interval contains:
- the LOC111201247 gene encoding glutathione S-transferase T3-like, producing the protein MDPFYQNSPEFSSQTSEDPKPVERRKWTTKQDTILISAWLNTSKDPIVSNEQKAGAFWKRIEEYYNSSPQLTGLPTREASQCKQRWGRLNEQVCKFVGCYEAAVKEQASGQNDNDVMKAAHDIFENDYHAKFCLEHAWRELRFDQKWRSNCGNKDGAKDKRKEPAEVVPDLEEVRPPGVKASKAAKRKKHGNEAAYDQLESMLVVKENISKHRLLERLLAHKETLSEIEVSLMNKLITELL; encoded by the exons ATGGATCCCTTTTACCAGAACTCTCCCGA GTTTAGTAGCCAGACCTCTGAAGATCCTAAACCCGTGGAAAGGAGGAAGTGGACAACGAAACAAGACACTATCCTCATCAGTGCTTGGTTGAATACCAGCAAGGATCCCATAGTGAGTAATGAGCAGAAGGCAGGAGCGTTTTGGAAGAGGATAGAAGAGTATTACAATTCGAGCCCTCAGCTAACTGGCTTACCCACTAGAGAGGCAAGTCAATGTAAGCAGCGGTGGGGAAGGTTGAATGAGCAGGTGTGCAAGTTTGTGGGTTGCTATGAGGCGGCAGTGAAGGAACAAGCTAGTGGCCAAAATGATAACGATGTCATGAAGGCTGCCCATGACATCTTCGAAAATGACTACCACGCAAAGTTCTGCCTTGAACATGCGTGGAGGGAGCTACGGTTTGATCAAAAATGGAGATCAAACTGTGGAAACAAAGATGGTGCAAAGGACAAAAGGAAGGAACCTGCGGAGGTGGTGCCTGACTTGGAAGAGGTTAGGCCTCCTGGTGTTAAGGCTTCCAAAGCAGCCAAACGCAAGAAGCATGGGAATGAAGCTGCGTATGATCAATTAGAGAGCATGCTAGTTGTGAAAGAGAACATATCCAAACACCGACTCCTTGAACGTCTCCTTGCCCATAAAGAGACGCTATCTGAAATAGAAGTGTCTCTGATGAACAAACTCATAAccgaattgctttga